The stretch of DNA CCGCCGTCGGCCACCGCGCCGTGCACGGCTGCGCCTTCGGTGAGGACCTCGGCCGAGCCGTCGGCTCCGAAGCGCACGAGCTGGACCTCGGTGGGTTCGGCCGACGCGGTGGTGAGCACGCCCGCGTCGTCGACCGAGACGATCGAGCGGACCTGCCACTCGTCGCCGCTGGCGGGGAAGCCGTCGAGGCACACCCGGTGGCGGCCGCCGACGTCCTCGAGCGTGACGAGGCGGCCCTGCGCGTCGCGGCGCGGGGCCGAGGACAGCTCGACCCAGGCGTCGTCGGTCAGCTCGCGCAGGGTGCGCGTGGCGCCGGTGGCGGGATCGGCCTCGAGGACGCGGCTGCTGCGCTGGTCGCGGCTGAGCACCTGCAGGACGGGATCGTGGCCGGGCGTCCAGTCGACCCGCGCGAGGTACTCGTGCGCCTCGTGGTCCCACACGATCTCGGTGGGCGCCGTGCCGTCGAGGCTCACGTGCCAGAGGCTGACCGTGCTGTTGGTCGTGCCGGCGGCGGGGTAGCGCTGCTCCACGGCGGGCTGGTCGGGGTTGGCGGGATCGGCGATGTGCCACACCTGGACGTCGGCGTCGTCGTACCGCTCCACCAGCAGCGAGCGGCCGTCGGGCGCCCACCAGAAGCCGCGGAAGCGGTCCATCTCCTCCGCCGCGATGAACTCGGCGCGGCCCCACGCCTGCGTGGGGGAGTCGGGCGTGACCAGGGCGCGGTCGCCGGTCCCGGCCACGCCCACGACGCGCAGCTCGCCCGCGGCGTTGGCGTAGGCGACGTGGCGGCCGGTCGGATCGAGGCGGGGGTCGATGACGGGGCCGACGGCCGGGAGCTCGCGCACCGCTCCCGCGCCGAGGTGGATCGCGAAGAGGCGCCCCGACAGGGGGAAGCAGGCCCAGCGGCCCGTGCCGTCGACGTCGTAGGAGACGAGGCCGCCGGCACCCTCGCGGCTGCGCTCGCGGCGGGCGCGCTCCTCGGGGGAGAGGTCCTCGTCGGCGCCGCCGAGCACCTCGACCGGGTCGGCCAGCAGCGACTCCTCGCCGGTGGCGACGTCGTACTCCCACAGCGCACCCGAGCGCGTGACGCCGTCGGGCGTACGGATGAAGCGGACCGTGGCGCCGTCGGGGGAGACCGTGAGGTTGCGGGGGATGCCGAGGGTGAAGCGCAGCGTGCGTGCGGCCAGTCGGGGGTAGGACTCCGTCATGCCTCCCATCCTGTCAGGGCGGCCTGTCGGTGTCGGCCCCTACATTGGGGGGCATGTCCGATCGCCGACTCCTCCTCGTGCACGCCCACCCCGACGACGAGTCCATCCAGTCCGGCCTCACGATGGCCAAGTACGTCGCCGAGGGAGCCCACGTCACCCTCGTCAGCTGCACCCTGGGCGAGCACGGTGAGGTCCTCGTCCCCGACCTCGAGCACCTCGCCGCCGAGCGGGAGGACCGGCTCGGCCCGCAGCGGCTCATCGAGCTGAGCGACGCGATGGCCCACCTGGGCGTCACCGACTTCCGCCGGCTCGGCGGCGACGGCGCCTTCCGCGACTCCGGCATGGTCTGGGACGAGAACGGCAACGCGGCCGCGATGGAGGACGTCGACCCGCGCTCGTTCTGGCGCGCCGACCTCCTCGAGGCCGCGAACCACCTCGTCGCGGTGATCCGCGAGCTGCGCCCGCAGGTCCTGGTCACCTACGACGAGTTCGGCAACTACGGCCACCCCGACCACATCCAGGCCCACCGCGTGGCCCACTACGCGGCCGCGCTGGCCGCCGTGGAGTCCCACCGGCGCGACCTCGGTCCGGCGTGGGACGTGCCCAAGATCTACTGGACCGCCGAGTCCGCCTCCCGGATGCGCGAGGGCGCCAGGATGATGGCCGACGCCGGCCAGCCGCCGCCGTTCGAGATCGACCCGGAGAACCTCCCTCCGATGTTCATCGAGGACGAGGACCTCAGCACGGCCGTCTCGTCCACGCCCGAGCACGTCACCGCCAAGCTCGACGCGATGCGGGCTCACGCCACCCAGATCACCCCGGACGGGGTCTTCTTCGCGATGGGCATCGACCTCGCCGCGATCGCCTGGGGCACCGAGTACTACCGGCTCGCGAAGGGTCGCCGGGGTCCGGTCGGCGCGTCCGGGTTCGAGGAGGATCTGTTCGCCGGTCTGGACTGAACTGCGGGCGAATCTGCCGCTTGGGCCGGAGCCCGTAGGCTTGGCGGGTGGAGAAGTCCGTCGATCAAGCCGCATTCCGGGGTGCGCTGTCACGATTCGCCAGTGGCGTGACCGTCGTGTCCACCCAGCACGAGGGCATCGATCACGCCATGACCGCGAGCGCGTTCACGTCCGTGTCCCTCATCCCGCCGCTCGTCCTGGTGTGCTCGAACAAGGGCAGTCGCTTCCACGACGCCGTCCGCGAGTCGCGCCAGTGGGGTGTCTCGATCCTGTCCGAGCACGGCCGTGAGGCGTCCGCCTGGTTCGCCCACCGCGGGCGCCCCCTCGACACCCAGTTCGCCGGCATCGAGCACCACCGCAGCCCGGCTGGCCTGCCGCTGCTCGACCACGCGCTGGCCTGGCTCGAGTGCGAGACCGAGGTCGAGCACGACGGCGGCGACCACGTGATCCTCATCGGTCGCGTCACGTGGGCGCAGTACCAGGACGAGACCGACGATCCGCTGCTGTACTACCGCTCCCACTACGGCACGATCATCCGTCAGGCCGACTCGGAGAAGACCGCCTACCGAGGGGGCGCATGAGTCGCCGTCGCGGGCTGATCGCCCTCGGCGCGGTGGTGGCCGTGCTCGCGATCGCCTACGTCGCCGGCTACGTGATGACCGGGCAGCGCCTGCCCGCCGACACCTCGATCGCCGGCGTGGACGTCGGCGGCATGAGTCCCGACGCCGCCGAGGACGCCCTGACGAAGGGGCTGTCCGATCGCGTCGAGGAGCCCGTCGTCGCCACCTTCGAGGACCGCGAGATCGAGATCCAGCCCACGCAGGCCGGTCTCGCGGTGGACGTCCCCGCCAGCGTGAAGGCCGCAGGGGGTCGGTCATGGGACCCGCGCGACATGATCGCCCTCGTCGCGGGTGGGTCCGACCACGATCCCGTGCTCGACGTGGACTCGGCGAAGCTCTCCGCGGCCGTCGCGTCGATCGCCGAGACGGTCGACCAGCCGGTGGTGGAGGCCCAGATCACCTTCCCCGACGCGAAGCCGAAGGCACGTCGCCCGAAGGCCGGCAACGAGGTCCCGCAGGACGAGTTCGCCGAGGTGATCCAGGAGTCGTGGCTGGTCACCGACGAGCCCGTCGAGGTCCCCGTCGAGTCCGTCGCCCCGGCCGTCGACGTGGCCGGACTGCGCCAGGCGCTGCGCGACATCGCCGCGCCGGCCGTCGCCGGTCCCGTGGCGCTGAAGGTGGGCGACGCCACGGTCGACCTGCCCGTCACCGCCTACGCGCCCGCGCTGTCCGTGGTGGTCAGCGACGGGAAGATGGTCCCGGTCGTCGATGCGAAGGACCTGGCGAAGCCGCTCACCAGCTCGACGACGGGAGTCGGCAAGCGCGCGGTCGACGCCTCGTTCCGGTTCGAGGGCGGCAAGGCCGTGGTCGTGCCCAGCAAGGCCGGCGTCGGCCTGGATCCCGACACCATGGCGAAGCAGCTGGTCCCGGTGCTGACCAAGACCGGCGCCGCTCGCTCGATCACGGTCGAGGCCAGTGCGGTGCAGCCGGAGTTCACCACGAAGGACGCCGAGGCCCTCGGCATCAAGGAGAAGATCGGCAGCTTCACCACCGAGTACCCGCACGCCGACTACCGCAACACCAACCAGGCCGAGGCCGCCCGCCGCATCGACGGCGTCATCCTCGAGCCGGGCGAGACGTTCAGCTTCAACGACATCGTGGGCGAGCGGACCGCGGCCAACGGGTTCGTCGCGGGCTTCGTCATCAACGGGGGAGTGTTCCGCGAGGAGCTGGGCGGTGGCGTCTCCCAGGTCGCCACCACGGCGTACAACGCGGCGTTCTTCTCGGGTCTCGACGACGTCGAGCACCACCCCCACGCCTTCTACATCGACCGCTACCCGGTGGGCCGCGAGGCCACGATCTACTACGGCAGCCTCGACCTGCGGTTCCGGAACCCCTACAAGACCGGCGTCGTGATCCGCGCCTGGGTCGACCGGAGCTCCCCGGGCACGGTCGGCAGGATGAACGTGGAGATGTACGGCACGAAGGTCTACACGGTGAA from Aeromicrobium phoceense encodes:
- a CDS encoding S9 family peptidase; its protein translation is MTESYPRLAARTLRFTLGIPRNLTVSPDGATVRFIRTPDGVTRSGALWEYDVATGEESLLADPVEVLGGADEDLSPEERARRERSREGAGGLVSYDVDGTGRWACFPLSGRLFAIHLGAGAVRELPAVGPVIDPRLDPTGRHVAYANAAGELRVVGVAGTGDRALVTPDSPTQAWGRAEFIAAEEMDRFRGFWWAPDGRSLLVERYDDADVQVWHIADPANPDQPAVEQRYPAAGTTNSTVSLWHVSLDGTAPTEIVWDHEAHEYLARVDWTPGHDPVLQVLSRDQRSSRVLEADPATGATRTLRELTDDAWVELSSAPRRDAQGRLVTLEDVGGRHRVCLDGFPASGDEWQVRSIVSVDDAGVLTTASAEPTEVQLVRFGADGSAEVLTEGAAVHGAVADGGTTVVVRHGLDSTTATITVHSGDATGSIRVLAEPAPFTPEVEIVHLGERDLRAAVLFPRDHVRGSRRLPLLMDPYGGPHAQRVLASGRMFLEAQWMADQGFCVVVADGRGTPGRGSAWEREIRDRFAEVTLQDQVDAVAAVAERFPDDIDPGRVGITGWSYGGYLAALAVMARPDVFHAAVAGAPVTEWRLYDTCYTERYLGHPDEQPDVYDANSLLPLAPRLERPLMLIHGLADDNVVAAHTLRLSSALLAAGRPHTVLPLSGVTHMTPQEEVAENLKLIQMEFLRQQLA
- the mshB gene encoding N-acetyl-1-D-myo-inositol-2-amino-2-deoxy-alpha-D-glucopyranoside deacetylase, whose translation is MSDRRLLLVHAHPDDESIQSGLTMAKYVAEGAHVTLVSCTLGEHGEVLVPDLEHLAAEREDRLGPQRLIELSDAMAHLGVTDFRRLGGDGAFRDSGMVWDENGNAAAMEDVDPRSFWRADLLEAANHLVAVIRELRPQVLVTYDEFGNYGHPDHIQAHRVAHYAAALAAVESHRRDLGPAWDVPKIYWTAESASRMREGARMMADAGQPPPFEIDPENLPPMFIEDEDLSTAVSSTPEHVTAKLDAMRAHATQITPDGVFFAMGIDLAAIAWGTEYYRLAKGRRGPVGASGFEEDLFAGLD
- a CDS encoding flavin reductase — its product is MEKSVDQAAFRGALSRFASGVTVVSTQHEGIDHAMTASAFTSVSLIPPLVLVCSNKGSRFHDAVRESRQWGVSILSEHGREASAWFAHRGRPLDTQFAGIEHHRSPAGLPLLDHALAWLECETEVEHDGGDHVILIGRVTWAQYQDETDDPLLYYRSHYGTIIRQADSEKTAYRGGA
- a CDS encoding VanW family protein; the encoded protein is MSRRRGLIALGAVVAVLAIAYVAGYVMTGQRLPADTSIAGVDVGGMSPDAAEDALTKGLSDRVEEPVVATFEDREIEIQPTQAGLAVDVPASVKAAGGRSWDPRDMIALVAGGSDHDPVLDVDSAKLSAAVASIAETVDQPVVEAQITFPDAKPKARRPKAGNEVPQDEFAEVIQESWLVTDEPVEVPVESVAPAVDVAGLRQALRDIAAPAVAGPVALKVGDATVDLPVTAYAPALSVVVSDGKMVPVVDAKDLAKPLTSSTTGVGKRAVDASFRFEGGKAVVVPSKAGVGLDPDTMAKQLVPVLTKTGAARSITVEASAVQPEFTTKDAEALGIKEKIGSFTTEYPHADYRNTNQAEAARRIDGVILEPGETFSFNDIVGERTAANGFVAGFVINGGVFREELGGGVSQVATTAYNAAFFSGLDDVEHHPHAFYIDRYPVGREATIYYGSLDLRFRNPYKTGVVIRAWVDRSSPGTVGRMNVEMYGTKVYTVKSRSSERYNFREPGTQYDDTDACVSQSPVTGFDIDIHRDFYQGGKRVRTEKDTAYYQAADRVICGKKPKAD